In one Vanacampus margaritifer isolate UIUO_Vmar chromosome 11, RoL_Vmar_1.0, whole genome shotgun sequence genomic region, the following are encoded:
- the gdf3 gene encoding protein DVR-1: MRALLLLILVGVDAVPQERLLLGALGLSERPAAADGLPGSRSRRLDVPPALWRMFRRSKRVQAEGAEPCTVSEYGVRGNIIRYVQDQGGVVLGSGMVCPGCVDQHLFFNVAALESLEVLSLAQLHVHFLWSSGPRGSGSSATLLQSSPSISAVLYKVVRPTLKGADPRANRRLLLSQSVRPGPEGVSVTLDVTSLAESWRRPARNYGLLLELRPLDSDLDQSWAAPPVQASLVAVSLHPQQCRSRQRRSVENALQAPVSPSNICKARRLYVDFKDVGWQDWIIAPQGYVANYCHGECPFPLSDSLNSTNHAILQTLVHSLDPGSTPQPCCVPVRFSPISMLYYDNNDNVVLRHYQDMVVDECGCR; the protein is encoded by the exons ATGCGTGCCCTCCTGCTTCTGATCCTGGTCGGCGTGGACGCTGTCCCCCAGGAGCGGCTCCTCCTCGGCGCCCTGGGCCTCTCCGAGCGGCCTGCCGCCGCCGACGGACTCCCCGGGTCGCGGTCCCGGCGCCTCGACGTCCCTCCGGCCCTGTGGAGGATGTTCCGGAGGTCGAAGCGCGTCCAGGCTGAAGGGGCAGAGCCGTGCACGGTGTCTGAGTACGGCGTCCGTGGCAACATCATCAGATATGTACAAGACCAAG gCGGTGTAGTTCTGGGTTCCGGCATGGTGTGCCCAGGCTGCGTGGACCAGCATCTGTTTTTCAATGTAGCCGCACTGGAGTCGTTGGAAGTCTTGTCTCTGGCCCAGCTGCACGTCCACTTCCTGTGGAGTTCTGGGCCCAGGGGCTCCGGGAGCTCGGCGACCCTGCTGCAAAGCAGTCCCTCAATCAGTGCCGTTCTGTACAAGGTGGTCCGGCCCACGCTGAAGGGTGCCGACCCTCGGGCCAACCGCCGCCTTCTACTGTCCCAGTCGGTCCGGCCGGGCCCAGAAGGGGTGTCGGTCACCTTGGATGTAACCTCGCTGGCAGAGTCCTGGCGCCGCCCGGCACGCAATTACGGTCTACTTCTGGAACTGCGGCCTCTGGACTCTGACCTGGATCAGTCCTGGGCGGCGCCACCTGTGCAGGCCTCGCTGGTGGCAGTGTCGCTACACCCGCAGCAGTGCCGTTCCCGACAGCGGAGGAGCGTTGAAAACGCCCTGCAGGCCCCTGTGTCGCCCAGCAACATTTGCAAGGCCCGCCGTCTCTACGTGGACTTCAAGGACGTAGGCTGGCAGGATTGGATCATCGCACCGCAGGGTTACGTTGCAAACTACTGCCATGGCGAGTGCCCCTTCCCTCTCAGCGACAGCTTGAACAGCACCAACCACGCCATCCTGCAGACTCTGGTTCACTCGCTGGACCCGGGAAGCACCCCTCAGCCGTGTTGCGTGCCCGTCCGCTTCTCGCCCATCTCCATGCTCTACTATGACAACAACGACAACGTGGTGCTACGCCACTATCAGGACATGGTGGTGGATGAATGTGGATGCCGATGA
- the acod1 gene encoding cis-aconitate decarboxylase isoform X1, translated as MLRKGVTESFGAAIHALGAGQLTDGVIRRSKRMMLDTLGVGLLGSRTDVFNKALKYSQLFHSVEKSSVWGKSNITAPPHFAAFVNGVAVHSMDFDDTWYPATHPSGAVLAALLALVEVTPTRPSGVELLLAFNVGIEVQGRLLRFSREAFDIPKRFHPPSVVGVMGSAAASAKLLGLSSQQCANALAIAVCSAGAPLANAATQTKPLHMGYAAQRGLEAARLAQMGLEGNRAILDVECGFGVYYEDYNPSVMTLPGVGGSAWVLEEQDVAFKRMPAHLGMHWVVDAALAARAKIPNLDVGQIKLITLKVPPSKYIDCPFPTTEHQARHSFQFNACSAILDAGVSVGSFSRAQRERRDLKELLGKVEVHVPRDNQASFDKMYSEVTIETYQGESLSARCDTFYGHWRKPLRQEDLVDKFMANASFVLSSEGAEGVMDTIRNMELETECTALHSYMRMTNEECGHRYGSRALSQSG; from the exons ATGCTGCGTAAG GGTGTTACGGAGAGCTTCGGAGCCGCCATCCAtgccctgggcgccggccagcTGACAGACGGCGTGATTAGGCGCAGTAAACGGATGATGTTGGACACCCTTGGCGTGGGCCTGCTTGGATCCAGGACGGATGTCTTCAACAAAGCTCTCAAGTACAGCCAG TTGTTCCATTCAGTGGAGAAGAGCAGCGTTTGGGGCAAATCAAACATAACTGCGCCTCCGCACTTTGCCGCATTTGTCAACGGTGTGGCA GTTCACTCTATGGATTTTGACGACACGTGGTACCCCGCCACTCATCCGTCGGGGGCCGTGCTGGCCGCGCTactggccttggtggaggtcacgCCCACGAGGCCCTCCGGTGTGGAACTGCTGTTAGCTTTCAATGTTGGCATTGAGGTGCAGGGCAGACTTTTGAGGTTCTCCAGGGAGGCCTTCGACATCCCTAAAAG ATTCCACCCTCCCAGTGTGGTTGGCGTGATGGGCAGCGCGGCGGCCTCTGCCAAGCTTTTGGGTTTATCCTCCCAGCAATGCGCCAACGCTCTGGCCATCGCGGTGTGCTCGGCGGGGGCGCCGCTCGCCAACGCCGCCACCCAGACCAAGCCCCTGCACATGGGCTACGCCGCCCAAAGGGGCCTGGAGGCCGCTCGGCTGGCCCAGATGGGCCTGGAGGGCAACCGGGCCATCCTGGACGTAGAGTGCGGCTTCGGTGTTTACTACGAAGACTACAACCCGTCTGTGATGACGCTCCCTGGTGTCGGTGGCTCCGCTTGGGTCCTTGAGGAGCAAGACGTGGCATTCAAACGCATGCCTGCTCATTTGGGGATGCACTGGGTGGTCGACGCCGCTTTGGCGGCTCGCGCTAAGATCCCAAACTTGGACGTGGGTCAGATCAAACTCATCACACTGAAAGTTCCGCCTTCCAAGTACATCGACTGTCCTTTTCCCACCACGGAGCACCAGGCCAGGCATTCCTTCCAGTTCAACGCCTGCTCCGCCATCTTGGACGCCGGCGTGTCAGTGGGCTCATTCAGCAGAGCTCAAAGGGAGCGTCGGGATCTCAAGGAGCTCCTGGGCAAAGTAGAGGTGCACGTTCCTAGGGATAACCAGGCCAGCTTTGACAAGATGTACAGCGAGGTCACCATCGAAACCTATCAAGGGGAGAGCTTGTCGGCAAGGTGCGACACATTCTACGGACACTGGAGGAAGCCGCTGAGGCAGGAGGACCTGGTGGACAAATTCATGGCCAATGCTTCCTTTGTGTTGAGCTCAGAGGGAGCTGAAGGGGTGATGGACACCATAAGGAACATGGAGTTGGAGACAGAATGTACGGCGTTGCATTCATACATGAGGATGACGAATGAGGAATGTGGCCACCGATATGGCTCACGGGCTTTGTCTCAAAGTGGATGA
- the kctd12.1 gene encoding BTB/POZ domain-containing protein KCTD12.1, whose amino-acid sequence MALAEACKQRDDSHFPDIVELNVGGQVYVTRLQTLVAVPDSLLWHMFSRRTPKELARDTKGRFFLDRDGFLFRYVLDYLRDLTLVLPDYFPERSRLRREADFFQLRELAKRLCPQMSKDNSISEEIGHSDTEDGSLPGGQPPCASAGGAEVALRTGTAVRSPSMDSRKSGYITVGYRGSYTIGRDIQTDAKFRRVARITVCGKTSLAKEVFGDTLNESRDPDRPPERYTSRYYLKYNFLEQAFDKLTEVGFHMVACSSTGTCAYTSNDPGEDKIWTSYTEYVFCREQ is encoded by the coding sequence ATGGCTCTGGCCGAGGCGTGCAAACAACGTGACGACTCCCACTTCCCGGACATCGTCGAGCTGAACGTCGGGGGCCAGGTGTACGTCACCCGGCTCCAAACTCTCGTCGCAGTGCCGGACTCGCTCTTGTGGCACATGTTCAGCCGCCGGACCCCCAAAGAGCTGGCCAGGGACACTAAGGGCCGCTTCTTCCTGGATCGGGACGGCTTCTTGTTCCGCTACGTTCTCGACTACCTGCGCGACCTGACCTTGGTGCTGCCGGACTACTTCCCGGAGAGGAGCCGACTGCGTAGGGAGGCGGACTTCTTCCAGCTTCGGGAGCTGGCCAAGAGGCTCTGCCCGCAGATGAGCAAGGACAACTCCATCAGCGAGGAGATCGGTCACAGCGACACCGAGGACGGCTCGCTCCCAGGCGGCCAGCCGCCCTGCGCGTCCGCCGGGGGCGCGGAGGTGGCGTTACGCACCGGCACAGCCGTGCGCTCCCCGTCTATGGACTCCAGGAAGTCGGGCTACATCACCGTGGGCTACCGGGGCTCGTACACCATCGGCCGGGATATCCAGACCGACGCCAAATTCCGCAGGGTGGCGCGCATCACCGTGTGCGGGAAGACCTCCCTTGCCAAGGAGGTGTTCGGAGACACGCTGAATGAGAGCCGAGACCCGGATCGTCCGCCGGAGAGGTACACGTCGCGCTACTACCTCAAGTATAATTTCCTGGAGCAGGCCTTTGACAAGCTGACCGAGGTGGGCTTCCACATGGTGGCATGCAGCTCCACGGGCACCTGCGCCTACACCAGCAATGACCCCGGCGAGGACAAAATCTGGACAAGTTACACCGAATATGTCTTCTGTCGAGAACAGTAG
- the acod1 gene encoding cis-aconitate decarboxylase isoform X2 yields MMLDTLGVGLLGSRTDVFNKALKYSQLFHSVEKSSVWGKSNITAPPHFAAFVNGVAVHSMDFDDTWYPATHPSGAVLAALLALVEVTPTRPSGVELLLAFNVGIEVQGRLLRFSREAFDIPKRFHPPSVVGVMGSAAASAKLLGLSSQQCANALAIAVCSAGAPLANAATQTKPLHMGYAAQRGLEAARLAQMGLEGNRAILDVECGFGVYYEDYNPSVMTLPGVGGSAWVLEEQDVAFKRMPAHLGMHWVVDAALAARAKIPNLDVGQIKLITLKVPPSKYIDCPFPTTEHQARHSFQFNACSAILDAGVSVGSFSRAQRERRDLKELLGKVEVHVPRDNQASFDKMYSEVTIETYQGESLSARCDTFYGHWRKPLRQEDLVDKFMANASFVLSSEGAEGVMDTIRNMELETECTALHSYMRMTNEECGHRYGSRALSQSG; encoded by the exons ATGATGTTGGACACCCTTGGCGTGGGCCTGCTTGGATCCAGGACGGATGTCTTCAACAAAGCTCTCAAGTACAGCCAG TTGTTCCATTCAGTGGAGAAGAGCAGCGTTTGGGGCAAATCAAACATAACTGCGCCTCCGCACTTTGCCGCATTTGTCAACGGTGTGGCA GTTCACTCTATGGATTTTGACGACACGTGGTACCCCGCCACTCATCCGTCGGGGGCCGTGCTGGCCGCGCTactggccttggtggaggtcacgCCCACGAGGCCCTCCGGTGTGGAACTGCTGTTAGCTTTCAATGTTGGCATTGAGGTGCAGGGCAGACTTTTGAGGTTCTCCAGGGAGGCCTTCGACATCCCTAAAAG ATTCCACCCTCCCAGTGTGGTTGGCGTGATGGGCAGCGCGGCGGCCTCTGCCAAGCTTTTGGGTTTATCCTCCCAGCAATGCGCCAACGCTCTGGCCATCGCGGTGTGCTCGGCGGGGGCGCCGCTCGCCAACGCCGCCACCCAGACCAAGCCCCTGCACATGGGCTACGCCGCCCAAAGGGGCCTGGAGGCCGCTCGGCTGGCCCAGATGGGCCTGGAGGGCAACCGGGCCATCCTGGACGTAGAGTGCGGCTTCGGTGTTTACTACGAAGACTACAACCCGTCTGTGATGACGCTCCCTGGTGTCGGTGGCTCCGCTTGGGTCCTTGAGGAGCAAGACGTGGCATTCAAACGCATGCCTGCTCATTTGGGGATGCACTGGGTGGTCGACGCCGCTTTGGCGGCTCGCGCTAAGATCCCAAACTTGGACGTGGGTCAGATCAAACTCATCACACTGAAAGTTCCGCCTTCCAAGTACATCGACTGTCCTTTTCCCACCACGGAGCACCAGGCCAGGCATTCCTTCCAGTTCAACGCCTGCTCCGCCATCTTGGACGCCGGCGTGTCAGTGGGCTCATTCAGCAGAGCTCAAAGGGAGCGTCGGGATCTCAAGGAGCTCCTGGGCAAAGTAGAGGTGCACGTTCCTAGGGATAACCAGGCCAGCTTTGACAAGATGTACAGCGAGGTCACCATCGAAACCTATCAAGGGGAGAGCTTGTCGGCAAGGTGCGACACATTCTACGGACACTGGAGGAAGCCGCTGAGGCAGGAGGACCTGGTGGACAAATTCATGGCCAATGCTTCCTTTGTGTTGAGCTCAGAGGGAGCTGAAGGGGTGATGGACACCATAAGGAACATGGAGTTGGAGACAGAATGTACGGCGTTGCATTCATACATGAGGATGACGAATGAGGAATGTGGCCACCGATATGGCTCACGGGCTTTGTCTCAAAGTGGATGA
- the LOC144060600 gene encoding glutamine amidotransferase-like class 1 domain-containing protein 3, mitochondrial: MISILRVCGRNLLTRSSVQVANKSFYSAQMSKRVAVVLAGCGVYDGSEIHEASAILVHLSRGGASVSMFAPNVEQMHVVDHAKGDPTQEKRNVLVESARLARGNIQDLSKLSVKDHDAIIFPGGFGAAKNLCTWAVQGKDCTVNGEVKAVLEAFRGEGKPIGLCCISPVLAAKVFPGCEITVGLENDDKYPNTTDTAAAINQLGCKHVSTGVSQSHVDNKNKLVTTSAFMCDAPIHEVFDGIGSMVQGVLKLV; this comes from the exons ATGATTAGTATACTTCGAGTGTGTGGACGAAACTTACTCACACGCAGTAGCGTCCAAGTCGCGAATAAAAGCTTCTATTCGGCACAGATGAGCAAACGTGTGGCCGTGGTTTTGGCCGGCTGCGGGGTCTACGACGGCAGCGAGATCCACGAAGCTTCCGCCATTTTGGTGCATTTGAGCCGAGGAGGCGCAAGT GTGAGCATGTTTGCTCCCAACGTGGAGCAGATGCACGTGGTGGACCACGCAAAGGGTGACCCCACGCAGGAGAAAAGGAACGTGCTGGTGGAGAGCGCCAGGCTGGCCCGTGGAAACATCCAGGACCTTTCCAAACTCAGCGTCAAAGATCATGACGCCATTATTTTCCCAG GTGGTTTCGGGGCGGCGAAAAACCTGTGCACGTGGGCAGTGCAGGGCAAGGACTGCACGGTCAACGGCGAGGTCAAGGCGGTTCTAGAGGCGTTCCGCGGCGAGGGCAAACCCATCGGCCTCTGCTGCATCTCGCCTGTGCTGGCTGCAAAAGTGTTTCCCGGATGCGAGATCACCGTAGGACTGGAGAATGACGACAA GTATCCCAACACGACGGACACAGCGGCCGCCATCAACCAGTTGGGCTGCAAGCATGTGAGCACAGGCGTTAGCCAGAGCCACGTGGACAACAAGAACAAGCTGGTCACCACCAGTGCTTTCATGTGCGACGCGCCCATCCATGAGGTCTTCGACGGAATCGGCTCCATGGTGCAAGGTGTGCTTAAGCTAGTGTGA
- the LOC144060407 gene encoding olfactory receptor 1500-like, protein MANGTHILTGLSAYLDLDKYRYAFFVFFLALYALILCTNGTIIHIIWIHRNLHEPMYIFIAALSLNSLFFSTAIYPKLFVDVLSQGKSGSHTACLLQLFCFYTFGASDFFLLLAMAIDRFVSICKPLQYATTMRTSDVTIFLALAWLLPACQIGTGTLMIVKQKMCTFISVGIFCNNSANKLLCVRSQMFVAYGVFIFLSILVLPVLSILLMYIRIFIVVHRHCDGAWQKATDTCLPHLIVLICFSFLAVFDVIMNRMESKIPKTVRLIMMLQIVEYNPLLNPIIYGVKMKKIRKQIKSIKWF, encoded by the coding sequence ATGGCGAACGGAACGCACATCCTAACAGGTCTTAGTGCCTATTTAGATTTGGATAAGTACAGATatgctttttttgtcttctttttggcACTTTACGCTCTCATCTTATGTACTAATGGCACCATTATTCACATCATCTGGATTCACAGGAACCTTCACGAGCCCATGTATATTTTCATTGCAGCTTTGTCACTAAACTCGCTTTTTTTCAGCACTGCTATCTACCCCAAACTGTTTGTGGACGTCTTGTCTCAAGGGAAGAGTGGTTCTCACACCGCTTGTCTGTTGCAGTTGTTCTGTTTCTACACTTTTGGCGCTTCAGACTTCTTTCTGTTGCTCGCCATGGCTATCGACAGGTTCGTGTCCATCTGCAAGCCTCTGCAATATGCGACGACCATGCGCACAAGCGATGTCACCATCTTCTTAGCTTTGGCCTGGCTTCTGCCCGCCTGCCAGATCGGGACGGGAACTTTAATGATTGTAAAGcaaaaaatgtgcacatttatttCAGTGGGGATTTTCTGTAATAATTCTGCGAATAAGCTTCTCTGCGTTAGATCACAAATGTTTGTCGCTTACGGTGTGTTCATCTTTCTCAGCATTTTGGTTCTCCCTGTCCTGTCCATCCTCCTCATGTACATCCGAATATTTATCGTTGTGCATCGCCATTGCGACGGAGCCTGGCAAAAGGCGACTGACACCTGCTTACCTCACTTGATAGTTTTAATCTGCTTCTCTTTCTTAGCTGTGTTTGACGTGATTATGAACCGAATGGAGTCAAAGATTCCAAAGACCGTTCGCTTGATCATGATGCTGCAAATCGTGGAGTACAATCCTCTCTTGAATCCAATCATCTATGGagtgaagatgaaaaaaatcagaaaacaaaTCAAGTCAATTAAATGGTTTTAA